One part of the Candidatus Polarisedimenticolaceae bacterium genome encodes these proteins:
- a CDS encoding ABC transporter permease, which yields MRLAAAALLVVALAAIAAPWLPLRDPAAQPDGLVLRNLPPGALAWRVRATDGSERWGSAVRGSGAEFAFRRGETWVSAPEATATRERFLLGTDAFGRDLLSRLVHGARISLLVGLAAASIAIVLGGAIGLAAGAAGGWIDAALMRATDLALGVPRLFLLLLLAVLWRPSVGTTIAILGATTWMTAARLVRGEVLSVRDRDFVRAARAAGAPPLRLAVRHLLPSVAGVLLSEAALRVGNAILLEAALSFLGMGIPPPTASWGNLIADGRDRMLDAWWIATLPGVAIAGTVAAVSRLAEAARQALGERA from the coding sequence ATGAGGCTCGCCGCCGCGGCCCTCCTCGTCGTCGCGCTCGCGGCGATCGCCGCGCCGTGGCTTCCGCTCCGCGACCCGGCGGCCCAGCCCGACGGGCTCGTGCTTCGCAACCTCCCTCCCGGGGCGCTCGCCTGGAGAGTCCGCGCGACCGACGGGTCGGAACGCTGGGGCTCCGCGGTGCGCGGCTCGGGAGCGGAGTTCGCGTTCCGCCGCGGAGAGACGTGGGTCTCGGCCCCCGAGGCCACCGCGACCCGCGAGCGTTTCCTGCTGGGGACCGACGCCTTCGGCCGCGATCTGCTCAGCCGCCTCGTGCACGGCGCCAGGATCTCTCTCCTCGTCGGCCTGGCCGCCGCGTCGATCGCGATCGTGCTCGGCGGAGCGATCGGCCTGGCCGCCGGGGCCGCCGGAGGGTGGATCGATGCCGCGCTGATGCGCGCCACCGACCTGGCGCTGGGAGTACCGCGCCTGTTCCTCCTCCTGCTGCTCGCGGTGTTGTGGCGACCCTCCGTCGGGACCACGATCGCGATCCTCGGAGCCACGACATGGATGACCGCGGCGCGGCTGGTCCGGGGCGAGGTCCTGTCGGTTCGCGATCGAGACTTCGTGCGTGCCGCCCGGGCCGCGGGGGCCCCGCCGTTGCGGCTGGCCGTGCGTCACCTGCTCCCGTCGGTGGCGGGGGTCCTCCTGTCGGAGGCGGCGCTCAGGGTCGGAAACGCGATCCTCCTCGAAGCGGCGTTGTCGTTCCTGGGAATGGGGATCCCGCCTCCGACGGCATCGTGGGGGAACCTCATTGCCGACGGGCGGGACCGGATGCTCGACGCGTGGTGGATCGCCACGCTCCCGGGGGTCGCGATCGCGGGAACGGTTGCGGCGGTCTCCCGCCTCGCCGAGGCGGCAAGGCAGGCGCTCGGAGAACGGGCGTAG
- a CDS encoding ABC transporter permease, giving the protein MRRLLLRRLAAAPLTVLGIVLVVFLLVEAAPGSPADAILGDRPVDAATRARLEAAWGLDRPAPARLLAWVGSVARGDLGWSPSRSRPVTRVLADAFPATLLLSGLALTVHLAAGFAMGTLAARRPGRLADRVIQTTALVLWSAPAFWLGLVAILLLAYALPIFPASSSHSVSASDWPAWRRAADLAWHATLPALVLGLSSAAVLTQHVRAGLVRALGDAFVRAARARGAGSTRAMLSHALRHALLPAVHLAGLSLPSLVSGALAIEVVFGWPGMGRVAYDAVLARDVPVVLATTLAASVLVVLGNLAADLGAMALDPRVRRAGLGDGG; this is encoded by the coding sequence TTGAGGCGCCTGCTCCTCCGGCGGCTCGCGGCCGCACCGCTCACGGTCCTCGGCATCGTCCTCGTCGTGTTCCTGCTCGTCGAGGCGGCGCCGGGAAGCCCCGCCGATGCCATCCTCGGCGACCGTCCCGTCGACGCCGCCACGCGTGCGCGCCTCGAGGCGGCCTGGGGCCTCGACCGGCCCGCGCCCGCGAGGCTTCTCGCCTGGGTCGGCTCGGTCGCGCGGGGGGACCTCGGCTGGTCGCCGTCCCGGTCGAGGCCGGTGACGCGCGTGCTCGCCGACGCGTTTCCCGCGACCCTCCTGCTGTCGGGTCTCGCCCTCACCGTGCACCTCGCCGCGGGGTTCGCGATGGGAACGCTCGCGGCGCGAAGGCCCGGCCGCCTCGCCGACCGCGTGATCCAGACGACGGCGCTGGTGTTGTGGTCGGCGCCGGCGTTCTGGCTCGGGCTCGTCGCGATCCTCCTCCTGGCCTACGCGCTCCCGATCTTCCCCGCCTCCTCGTCGCATTCGGTCTCCGCCTCGGATTGGCCCGCCTGGCGGCGCGCCGCCGACCTCGCGTGGCACGCGACGCTCCCGGCGCTCGTCCTGGGGTTGTCCTCCGCGGCCGTCCTCACGCAGCACGTGCGCGCCGGGCTCGTGCGCGCCCTCGGCGATGCGTTCGTGCGCGCCGCTCGCGCGCGCGGCGCGGGGAGCACGCGGGCGATGCTCTCCCACGCCCTGCGCCACGCGTTGCTCCCGGCCGTGCACCTCGCGGGGTTGTCCCTCCCGTCGCTGGTTTCCGGCGCCCTGGCGATCGAGGTCGTCTTCGGCTGGCCCGGAATGGGTCGAGTGGCCTACGACGCGGTGCTCGCGCGCGACGTTCCGGTGGTGCTCGCGACGACGCTGGCGGCGTCGGTGCTCGTCGTGCTCGGGAACCTGGCGGCCGATCTGGGGGCGATGGCCCTCGATCCGCGCGTCCGCCGGGCCGGACTCGGAGACGGCGGATGA
- a CDS encoding ABC transporter substrate-binding protein, with the protein MRRLMVAAALATLLACSGADEPAAPAPVRGGTLVLGITTDVDAWNEYLSAQAAAVAFHKRIWLRLAQETVDAAKGPEAFAPQLASAWRFSPDRRELRFTLREARWSDGVPVTAEDVVFTWRAQTSPAVAWVGAANKQRILAVEAEGAREVVFRFDRAYPEQLADAADGGIVPRHVFGAVPFERWRTHDWSSSVVGSGPFTLERHAPGEEIVLRRNPAYHDPARPRVDRVVARIVPDAAALLAQFRAGGLDWVEGVAPAEAEGLKNLPGVRVDAVDIPGFDYVGWNGAKAPFDDREIRLALTLAIDRRALVDDLLFGHGRVSTGPVPSFWWNADPTLEALPFDPGRARRILEARGYGPGRPLTVEMMTNVGNRLREGVVVKLQDQLAKSGVRVIPRPLEMKALREIAASGRYDAFVGGWRFGAKIDLGSLFGSASVPPAGSNVVFYRSPEMDRLLEGLGSGTDAAGLRDLYAAIGRRLRDDQPYTFLYELRRLVATGPRLAGVRIDVPTDTLAHLDEVEVRGSR; encoded by the coding sequence ATGCGGCGCCTGATGGTCGCGGCGGCGCTCGCGACCCTCCTGGCCTGCTCGGGCGCGGACGAACCCGCCGCACCCGCTCCCGTCCGCGGAGGGACCCTCGTCCTGGGGATCACCACCGACGTCGATGCCTGGAACGAATACCTCTCCGCGCAGGCGGCGGCGGTGGCGTTCCACAAGCGGATCTGGCTGCGGCTCGCGCAGGAGACGGTCGACGCGGCGAAGGGGCCGGAGGCGTTCGCGCCGCAGCTGGCGAGCGCGTGGCGGTTCTCCCCCGATCGCCGCGAGCTGCGATTCACCCTCCGGGAAGCACGGTGGAGCGACGGCGTCCCCGTCACCGCCGAGGACGTCGTGTTCACGTGGCGCGCGCAGACCTCCCCCGCCGTCGCGTGGGTCGGCGCGGCGAACAAGCAGCGCATCCTCGCCGTCGAGGCGGAAGGAGCACGCGAGGTCGTCTTCCGGTTCGACCGCGCGTACCCCGAGCAGCTGGCCGACGCGGCGGACGGCGGAATCGTCCCGAGACACGTCTTCGGGGCGGTCCCCTTCGAGCGCTGGCGGACCCACGACTGGTCCTCGTCGGTCGTGGGCTCGGGACCGTTCACCCTCGAGCGTCACGCCCCCGGGGAGGAGATCGTCCTCCGTCGCAACCCCGCGTATCACGACCCCGCCCGCCCCCGCGTCGACCGCGTGGTCGCGCGCATCGTTCCCGACGCCGCGGCGCTCCTCGCCCAGTTCCGCGCCGGCGGGCTCGACTGGGTCGAAGGGGTCGCGCCCGCCGAGGCCGAGGGGCTGAAAAACCTTCCCGGCGTCCGCGTCGATGCGGTCGACATCCCCGGCTTCGACTACGTGGGCTGGAACGGCGCGAAGGCTCCCTTCGACGATCGGGAGATCCGCCTCGCGCTCACCCTGGCGATCGACCGGCGGGCGCTCGTCGACGACCTGCTGTTCGGGCACGGCCGCGTCAGCACCGGCCCCGTGCCTTCGTTCTGGTGGAACGCCGACCCCACGCTCGAGGCGCTCCCGTTCGACCCCGGACGGGCCCGCAGGATCCTCGAGGCGAGAGGTTACGGCCCCGGTCGCCCGCTCACCGTCGAGATGATGACGAACGTCGGCAACCGCCTTCGCGAGGGGGTGGTGGTCAAGCTCCAGGACCAGCTGGCGAAGTCGGGGGTGCGCGTGATCCCGCGTCCTCTCGAGATGAAGGCGCTGCGCGAGATCGCGGCGTCCGGACGTTACGACGCGTTCGTGGGCGGCTGGCGCTTCGGCGCGAAGATCGACCTCGGCTCGTTGTTCGGCTCCGCCTCGGTGCCCCCGGCCGGCTCGAACGTGGTCTTCTACCGCTCGCCGGAGATGGACCGCCTGCTCGAGGGGCTCGGCTCCGGCACGGACGCCGCCGGCCTGCGCGACCTCTACGCCGCGATCGGACGGCGCCTGCGGGACGACCAGCCCTACACCTTCCTGTACGAGCTCCGCCGACTGGTGGCGACGGGGCCGCGCCTTGCGGGAGTGCGGATCGACGTCCCGACCGACACCCTCGCGCACCTCGACGAGGTCGAGGTCCGCGGGTCGCGGTGA